In the genome of Photobacterium sp. TY1-4, one region contains:
- the nqrF gene encoding NADH:ubiquinone reductase (Na(+)-transporting) subunit F yields the protein MDIILGVVMFTLIILALVLVILFAKSKLVPSGDITISVNGDPEKAITTAAGGKLLGALAGNGIFVSSACGGGGSCGQCRVKVKSGGGDILPTELDHITKGEAREGERLACQVNVKTDMDIELPEEIFGVKKWECTVISNDNKATFIKELKLQIPDGESVPFRAGGYIQIEAPAHHVKYADYDIPQEYREDWEKFNLFRYESKVNDETIRAYSMANYPEEHGIIMLNVRIATPPPNNPNVPPGIMSSYIWSLKAGDKCTISGPFGEFFAKDTDAEMVFVGGGAGMAPMRSHIFDQLKRLNSTRKMSFWYGARSKREMFYVEDFDMLQAENDNFVWHCALSDPLPEDNWDGYTGFIHNVLYENYLKDHEAPEDCEYYMCGPPMMNAAVIGMLKDLGVEDENILLDDFGG from the coding sequence ATGGATATTATTCTTGGCGTAGTCATGTTCACCCTGATTATCCTGGCTCTGGTTTTAGTGATTCTGTTCGCTAAATCCAAGCTGGTACCATCAGGTGACATTACTATCTCAGTCAATGGCGACCCGGAAAAAGCGATTACAACCGCTGCGGGTGGCAAACTGCTAGGTGCACTGGCAGGCAACGGTATTTTCGTATCATCTGCGTGTGGTGGTGGTGGTTCATGTGGTCAGTGCCGCGTGAAAGTGAAATCAGGTGGCGGTGACATTCTGCCGACTGAACTTGATCACATCACGAAAGGTGAAGCCCGTGAAGGTGAGCGTCTGGCCTGTCAGGTCAACGTGAAGACCGACATGGACATCGAATTGCCAGAAGAAATCTTCGGTGTGAAGAAATGGGAATGTACAGTTATCTCGAACGATAACAAAGCGACATTCATCAAAGAGCTGAAGCTGCAAATCCCGGATGGCGAGTCTGTACCGTTCCGTGCCGGGGGTTACATCCAGATTGAAGCGCCGGCTCACCACGTGAAATATGCCGATTACGATATTCCACAGGAATACCGTGAGGACTGGGAGAAGTTCAACCTGTTCCGCTACGAGTCTAAAGTCAATGACGAGACGATTCGTGCGTACTCCATGGCGAACTACCCGGAAGAGCATGGCATCATCATGTTGAACGTGCGTATCGCGACACCGCCGCCGAACAATCCGAATGTACCACCAGGCATCATGTCTTCTTACATCTGGTCACTGAAAGCCGGTGATAAGTGTACGATTTCCGGTCCGTTTGGTGAGTTCTTCGCCAAAGATACCGATGCCGAGATGGTCTTTGTGGGTGGTGGTGCAGGTATGGCACCAATGCGTTCTCACATCTTCGATCAGCTGAAGCGTCTGAACTCTACGCGTAAAATGTCGTTCTGGTACGGCGCCCGTTCTAAGCGCGAAATGTTCTACGTCGAAGACTTCGACATGCTGCAGGCCGAAAACGATAACTTCGTTTGGCACTGTGCCCTGTCTGATCCGCTACCGGAAGACAACTGGGATGGTTACACAGGTTTCATCCATAATGTGCTTTATGAAAACTACCTGAAAGATCACGAAGCACCGGAAGACTGTGAATACTACATGTGTGGTCCACCAATGATGAACGCTGCCGTGATCGGCATGCTGAAAGACCTTGGTGTTGAAGACGAAAACATCCTGCTGGATGACTTCGGTGGCTAA
- the nqrE gene encoding NADH:ubiquinone reductase (Na(+)-transporting) subunit E yields MEHYLSLLVRSIFIENMALSFFLGMCTFLAVSKKVKTSFGLGVAVTVVLTIAVPVNNLVYNLLLKDGALVQGVDLTFLNFITFIGVIAALVQILEMILDRFFPPLYNALGIFLPLITVNCAIFGGVSFMVQRDYNFAESVVYGFGSGIGWMLAIVALAGIREKMKYSDVPAGLRGLGITFISVGLMALGFMSFSGVQL; encoded by the coding sequence ATGGAACATTATCTAAGCCTGCTGGTTCGTTCGATTTTCATCGAGAACATGGCGCTGTCATTCTTCCTGGGTATGTGTACCTTCCTGGCGGTATCCAAGAAAGTTAAGACGTCTTTCGGTCTGGGTGTAGCAGTTACGGTCGTATTGACCATTGCTGTGCCGGTGAACAACCTGGTTTACAACCTGCTGCTGAAAGATGGCGCGCTGGTTCAAGGTGTGGATCTCACCTTCCTGAACTTCATCACCTTCATTGGTGTTATCGCGGCACTGGTACAGATTCTGGAAATGATTCTGGACCGCTTTTTCCCGCCGCTATATAACGCGCTGGGTATTTTCCTGCCGTTGATCACCGTAAACTGTGCGATCTTCGGTGGTGTATCTTTCATGGTGCAGCGTGACTATAACTTTGCTGAATCTGTGGTTTACGGTTTCGGTTCTGGTATCGGTTGGATGCTGGCAATCGTTGCTCTTGCGGGTATCCGTGAGAAGATGAAGTACTCTGATGTTCCTGCGGGTCTGCGTGGCCTGGGCATCACCTTCATCTCTGTCGGCCTTATGGCGTTGGGCTTTATGTCCTTCTCCGGTGTTCAGCTGTAA